The following are encoded in a window of Candidatus Methanoperedens sp. genomic DNA:
- a CDS encoding PGF-CTERM sorting domain-containing protein, with the protein MLVAGNQALALGDTWTTKAPMPVPLGGVAAAAIDGKLYVAGGRDVSGTAVNILQVYDPATDAWTIKAPMPTALSESAAEVINGILYVIGGTSGTREDPSLQAYNPATDTWTTLAPMPGGRYQGDGAGVINGQLYIPGGWTVSPGLPNNNLFVYNPSTNSWSSKANMPTLSACGASGVINGKFYVITPCNGYSGFRNFLHVYDPVTDIWTSLAPSPNVHAYAASGVIGGKFYVAGGADSSGATTAVLDVYDQATDTWTSKAQMSAPRSSTAAVVINGELYVAGGSSGSTVLGTLEVYTPTTVQPTIQATIPTVQATTVKPTVESTTVPSTVQATTVKPTVQAKFRVGPSVTLRPVTDVIEADQDGIVELFMNNPSLNDVVLNVDASISVPSGFHVSGQGFSQAAGAGTVYGTFNVPPGNARTITVTIKADKSARIGSHTLQFSGLYYPGDNKDNYQPISLTYSINVKEPSEEPGFPPTTVTSTPKIQIPGFGVVLAIISIFMIAGLLSRKLSK; encoded by the coding sequence TTGTTGGTTGCTGGCAATCAGGCTCTTGCCCTGGGCGACACCTGGACTACCAAAGCCCCTATGCCTGTTCCCTTAGGTGGTGTTGCAGCAGCTGCTATCGATGGTAAATTATACGTTGCGGGGGGGCGTGATGTTTCCGGTACCGCTGTTAATATCTTGCAGGTGTACGACCCGGCAACAGACGCATGGACAATAAAGGCTCCGATGCCCACGGCTCTATCCGAGTCGGCAGCCGAAGTGATTAATGGAATCCTTTACGTCATAGGGGGCACCAGTGGAACGCGCGAGGATCCCTCGCTACAGGCTTATAACCCGGCAACGGACACGTGGACAACACTTGCTCCCATGCCTGGAGGTCGGTATCAGGGAGATGGTGCAGGAGTGATCAACGGACAGCTTTATATCCCGGGTGGATGGACCGTTTCCCCAGGACTTCCCAATAACAACCTTTTTGTCTATAACCCATCAACGAACAGTTGGAGCAGTAAAGCAAACATGCCAACGCTCAGTGCCTGCGGAGCTAGCGGGGTAATTAACGGGAAATTCTATGTCATAACACCGTGCAATGGCTACAGCGGCTTTAGAAACTTTTTGCATGTTTATGACCCGGTAACAGATATTTGGACTAGTCTTGCTCCATCACCGAATGTGCACGCTTATGCGGCTTCGGGGGTAATCGGAGGGAAATTTTACGTTGCAGGTGGCGCGGATAGCTCTGGCGCAACCACAGCCGTACTGGACGTCTATGACCAGGCTACGGACACATGGACAAGTAAGGCTCAAATGTCGGCGCCACGGTCTTCCACTGCAGCTGTAGTAATCAATGGCGAGCTATATGTTGCAGGTGGAAGTAGCGGAAGTACAGTTTTAGGTACATTAGAGGTTTATACTCCTACTACCGTCCAACCCACGATTCAAGCCACTATACCTACCGTTCAAGCTACTACGGTTAAACCAACAGTTGAATCCACTACAGTCCCATCTACAGTTCAAGCTACTACGGTTAAACCAACAGTTCAGGCAAAATTCCGCGTGGGTCCGTCTGTTACGCTGAGACCTGTAACCGATGTGATAGAAGCCGACCAGGATGGAATCGTGGAATTATTTATGAATAATCCATCTTTAAACGACGTAGTGTTGAATGTGGACGCTAGTATAAGTGTACCGAGTGGCTTCCACGTATCCGGTCAAGGTTTCTCCCAGGCAGCAGGTGCGGGAACTGTATATGGTACATTCAATGTTCCGCCGGGTAATGCAAGGACGATAACAGTTACAATAAAAGCAGATAAATCGGCAAGGATCGGTTCACATACTCTTCAGTTCAGCGGCTTGTATTATCCGGGCGATAATAAAGACAATTATCAGCCCATAAGTCTTACATACTCCATAAATGTAAAAGAGCCTTCAGAGGAACCAGGGTTCCCCCCAACAACAGTTACATCCACACCAAAAATACAAATACCTGGATTCGGTGTTGTACTGGCCATAATCAGTATATTCATGATTGCAGGTCTGCTTTCAAGGAAATTAAGTAAATGA
- a CDS encoding PAS domain S-box protein, producing MERLSERKFLTSQVDWVKKESKTQANNFAELSQRVAQLEKSEKELKIVEKILQHRIAMEKFITSISTSFMNLPSDKINIGINRSLKIIGNFAEVDRSCVFQFYDNGKKMDNTHEWCAKGIGRQMQNLKGLLTDDFPWSIKKIKKFETIHVPSLIELPAKARAEKKSFQIQGIKSLIIVPMVYGNSSIGFLRFDSIRREKTWLEDDIRLLKMVSKIFVNALMFKKVGEELKESEEKYRTLFDTMVQGVVCQNADGEITSANPAAQRMLGLTLNQMQGRTPMDPRWKAIHEDGSDFTGETHHAMIALKTGKEVKNVVMGVFDPEKEESRWINVHSIPQFIPGEDKPNKVCTTFEDITERRHVEVLLKRSEDRLSETQRVASIGNWDWNLQTNELYWSPENYRIFGFSQMEFSPSVEKFLDTVHPDDREFVKKSIDDALNMKKSYDIDMRIIRSDGIERIVRAKGEVFFDDSGKPIKMFGTVQDITEWKQSEARLKHSEEKYRDLFENANDVICIIDSDLKYKDVNKKTEEMLGYTRDEMLNMTVFDIIPAEQIPISEIEFNKLIKEGSYEKFVGKARTKDGRLIDVEVSSSAIKEGDKIIGSRDIIRDITERMLIEEALREREEQYRNIIEYSNDMIWILDPEGNFQFFNKRSEEMSGHRLEDWKAKSFIPLIIEDDLPNAIEVFHKTMSGQPQQYEVSIKKIDGSILILSVNTAPIYSKGNVVGSVSFGRDITQRKRAEEELRKRDRQQKAILNNIPDMAWLKDKESRYIAANEAFAASCGVSPEELVGKTDLDLWPKDLAEKYRDDDRDVMESGKQKQLEEPLTNIEGKKTWVETIKTPIYNDEGEVIGTTGIAHDITERKKAEEQIEKSLREKEVLLREVYHRVKNNMQIITSLLRLQSRYIKEEEYREMFKESQSRIKSMSLVHEKLYQSKNLARIDFKEYVGDMVKDLFQSYGANKGNIALNIDVKKTSLGIDSAIPCGLIINELVTNSLKYAFPEGRKGEIKISLRSPYKKAIELVVADNGIGIPEDVDFKRTKSLGLHLVTMLAENQLHGEINLNRIKGTKFKIKFKEMK from the coding sequence ATGGAAAGATTATCCGAGAGGAAATTTCTGACATCTCAGGTCGACTGGGTGAAAAAAGAGTCAAAAACCCAGGCAAATAATTTTGCTGAACTTAGCCAAAGGGTTGCGCAATTAGAAAAATCAGAAAAAGAGCTCAAGATAGTTGAAAAGATCCTGCAACACCGGATAGCTATGGAGAAGTTCATCACCAGTATTTCAACAAGCTTTATGAACCTGCCTTCTGACAAAATAAACATTGGTATCAACAGAAGCCTGAAAATAATAGGAAATTTTGCAGAGGTTGATCGAAGTTGTGTATTCCAATTTTACGATAACGGGAAAAAAATGGATAATACTCATGAGTGGTGTGCAAAAGGCATAGGACGGCAAATGCAGAACCTCAAGGGATTATTAACAGATGATTTTCCATGGTCTATTAAGAAGATAAAGAAATTTGAGACAATTCATGTTCCGAGTCTGATCGAACTGCCGGCTAAGGCACGTGCTGAAAAAAAAAGTTTTCAAATTCAAGGGATTAAATCCCTCATAATCGTTCCTATGGTCTATGGCAACTCTTCAATTGGATTTCTAAGATTTGATTCGATAAGGAGAGAGAAAACCTGGCTGGAAGATGACATTCGATTGCTCAAAATGGTAAGCAAAATTTTTGTGAATGCACTGATGTTCAAGAAAGTGGGCGAAGAACTTAAAGAATCGGAAGAAAAATATCGAACACTTTTTGATACAATGGTGCAGGGGGTCGTCTGCCAAAATGCTGATGGAGAGATAACCTCTGCAAATCCCGCTGCTCAAAGGATGTTAGGTCTAACGCTCAATCAGATGCAGGGCAGAACACCAATGGATCCTCGGTGGAAGGCGATCCATGAAGACGGCTCGGATTTCACGGGAGAAACTCACCATGCCATGATTGCCCTGAAGACCGGAAAAGAAGTCAAGAACGTGGTCATGGGCGTCTTTGATCCTGAAAAAGAAGAATCCAGGTGGATCAATGTTCATTCTATACCGCAATTCATACCTGGAGAAGACAAACCCAACAAGGTATGTACAACTTTTGAGGACATCACTGAACGCAGGCATGTGGAAGTATTACTTAAGCGGAGCGAAGACCGCCTTTCAGAGACCCAGAGAGTAGCGAGTATAGGGAATTGGGATTGGAACCTGCAAACAAATGAATTATATTGGTCTCCTGAAAACTATCGAATTTTTGGATTCTCCCAGATGGAATTTAGTCCATCAGTCGAAAAATTCCTGGATACGGTTCATCCTGATGACCGGGAATTTGTCAAAAAATCCATTGATGATGCATTAAATATGAAAAAATCTTACGACATTGATATGCGCATAATACGGTCCGACGGCATAGAGCGTATTGTGCGCGCAAAGGGTGAAGTATTTTTTGATGATTCAGGTAAACCCATAAAAATGTTTGGAACAGTCCAGGACATCACAGAATGGAAACAGTCCGAGGCCAGACTGAAGCATTCAGAGGAAAAATACAGGGATCTGTTCGAGAATGCAAATGATGTGATATGCATAATAGATTCTGATCTGAAGTATAAGGATGTCAATAAAAAGACAGAGGAGATGTTGGGTTACACCAGGGATGAAATGCTGAATATGACTGTATTTGACATTATCCCGGCGGAACAAATCCCCATATCTGAAATTGAATTCAATAAATTAATTAAAGAAGGATCGTATGAAAAGTTTGTCGGGAAAGCCCGCACAAAAGATGGGCGACTTATTGACGTCGAAGTAAGCTCATCCGCTATTAAAGAGGGAGATAAAATCATAGGTTCAAGAGATATTATACGTGATATTACAGAGCGCATGCTGATCGAAGAGGCGTTGCGAGAACGTGAGGAGCAATACCGTAATATAATAGAATATTCCAACGATATGATCTGGATTCTGGATCCAGAAGGCAATTTCCAGTTCTTTAACAAACGCTCTGAAGAGATGAGCGGGCATAGATTGGAGGATTGGAAAGCTAAGTCTTTCATTCCACTTATCATTGAAGATGATTTGCCCAACGCTATTGAAGTATTCCACAAAACAATGAGTGGTCAACCTCAGCAGTATGAGGTATCTATTAAAAAGATAGATGGCAGTATACTAATTCTTTCAGTAAATACAGCTCCAATTTATTCAAAAGGAAATGTTGTAGGATCGGTGAGTTTTGGCAGGGACATCACCCAGCGAAAAAGGGCAGAGGAGGAACTGCGGAAGAGGGATCGCCAGCAAAAAGCGATTCTCAATAACATACCTGATATGGCCTGGTTGAAAGATAAGGAGAGCAGATATATAGCAGCGAATGAAGCTTTCGCGGCCTCGTGCGGAGTGAGTCCTGAAGAGTTGGTCGGCAAAACTGATCTTGATTTATGGCCGAAGGATTTGGCAGAAAAATACAGGGATGATGATAGAGACGTCATGGAATCAGGAAAACAAAAACAGCTGGAAGAGCCTTTAACAAATATTGAAGGCAAAAAGACGTGGGTGGAGACGATCAAAACCCCGATTTATAACGATGAGGGTGAGGTCATAGGTACGACTGGAATTGCTCATGATATCACAGAACGCAAAAAAGCAGAAGAGCAAATAGAAAAATCCCTCAGAGAAAAAGAAGTGCTCCTCAGGGAAGTCTACCACCGGGTGAAAAATAATATGCAGATTATCACAAGCCTGCTGAGGCTTCAGTCCAGATATATAAAGGAGGAAGAGTACCGTGAGATGTTTAAGGAAAGCCAGAGCAGGATCAAGTCAATGTCTCTTGTCCACGAGAAACTTTATCAATCCAAAAACCTGGCGCGAATTGATTTCAAGGAGTACGTAGGGGATATGGTAAAAGATCTGTTTCAGTCCTATGGAGCCAATAAAGGAAACATAGCACTAAATATAGATGTTAAGAAAACTTCATTGGGTATCGATTCCGCGATTCCTTGCGGGCTGATTATCAACGAACTCGTTACCAACTCTTTGAAATATGCATTTCCAGAAGGCAGGAAAGGTGAAATTAAGATATCTCTCCGTTCACCTTATAAAAAGGCAATTGAACTGGTAGTAGCTGATAATGGCATAGGTATTCCTGAAGATGTGGATTTTAAAAGAACAAAATCGCTGGGTTTGCACCTTGTTACAATGCTGGCAGAAAATCAGCTTCATGGCGAGATAAACCTGAATCGAATCAAAGGGACCAAATTTAAGATTAAATTTAAGGAAATGAAATGA
- a CDS encoding PGF-CTERM sorting domain-containing protein, whose translation MILATPALSQNETTPAQTTTAPTVVATTAVPTVVVTTAAPTATTTQGKFRVGPSVTLRPVTDVIETDQDGIVELFMNNPSLNDVTLNVDARISVPAGIHVYGQSFGEAAGAGVVSGTFSVPPGTARTIAVVIKADKSARIGSHTIQFTGLYYPGDNKDAYQPLSLTYSVTVKAASKNPESAEPTNPKAVPTGAETPKVQLPGFGAVLAIFGVFAIARILSRKK comes from the coding sequence GTGATCTTGGCAACTCCTGCGCTATCACAAAATGAAACAACGCCTGCTCAAACGACAACAGCGCCTACGGTGGTAGCTACAACCGCTGTGCCGACTGTTGTAGTCACTACAGCTGCGCCCACAGCCACAACAACTCAAGGGAAATTCCGCGTAGGTCCGTCCGTTACGCTAAGACCTGTAACCGATGTGATAGAAACAGACCAGGATGGAATTGTGGAATTGTTTATGAACAACCCGTCTTTGAACGATGTGACGCTAAACGTTGATGCACGCATCAGTGTACCCGCCGGTATACATGTTTACGGTCAAAGTTTCGGAGAGGCGGCAGGTGCAGGAGTGGTATCAGGTACGTTCAGTGTTCCACCTGGCACGGCAAGGACAATAGCAGTTGTTATAAAAGCAGATAAATCAGCAAGGATAGGCTCGCATACTATTCAGTTTACAGGGTTGTATTATCCTGGCGACAATAAAGACGCTTATCAGCCTTTGAGTCTTACATACTCTGTAACCGTCAAGGCAGCGTCAAAGAATCCAGAGAGTGCCGAACCTACAAATCCCAAAGCGGTTCCAACAGGGGCAGAGACACCCAAAGTACAATTACCTGGATTTGGTGCTGTACTGGCTATCTTTGGTGTATTTGCAATTGCACGAATACTTTCAAGGAAAAAATAG
- a CDS encoding 50S ribosome-binding GTPase, with product MASYKVMVKDVIKKADILLEVVDARFPDETRNSEVERDIARSKKPFIIVLNKCDLVSKETIEKTKIRLSKIAPTVFVSSKERFGTTMLRHKILEIAGIKGRNILVGSLGYPNTGKSSVINGVAGKHKAGTSPISGHTKGVQLVDAGSRIMFIDTPGVIPFGENDQYLQGLLSIKSASHLEDPVGVAMKIIEKMCAENKSALESFYHVAIEGQNSYDVLELIGKQSNFLKKKGEVDETRAAIKIINDWQRGLLMI from the coding sequence ATGGCAAGCTACAAGGTGATGGTAAAAGATGTTATAAAGAAAGCCGATATCCTTCTTGAGGTCGTAGATGCCAGGTTTCCCGACGAGACGCGAAACAGCGAAGTGGAGCGGGACATAGCGCGTTCAAAGAAGCCTTTCATAATAGTCCTTAACAAATGCGATCTTGTATCAAAGGAAACTATTGAGAAAACCAAAATCCGCCTGTCAAAAATTGCACCCACGGTCTTTGTGTCCAGCAAGGAAAGGTTCGGTACAACAATGTTAAGGCACAAAATACTTGAAATCGCAGGCATAAAAGGACGCAACATACTGGTGGGTTCACTTGGCTATCCCAACACGGGCAAATCATCGGTGATCAATGGGGTGGCGGGGAAACACAAAGCCGGCACATCCCCGATATCCGGCCACACAAAAGGAGTTCAACTTGTTGATGCAGGTTCGCGAATCATGTTCATAGATACCCCCGGAGTGATACCTTTTGGCGAGAATGACCAGTATTTACAGGGCCTTCTTTCTATAAAAAGTGCATCACACCTGGAGGATCCCGTCGGCGTGGCCATGAAGATAATAGAGAAAATGTGCGCTGAAAACAAAAGTGCTCTGGAATCGTTCTATCATGTCGCAATAGAAGGACAGAATTCTTATGATGTCCTTGAACTCATAGGCAAACAGAGTAACTTCCTGAAGAAGAAAGGCGAAGTGGATGAAACAAGGGCAGCTATCAAGATAATCAATGACTGGCAAAGAGGGTTGCTTATGATCTAG